The following proteins come from a genomic window of Methanosarcinales archaeon:
- a CDS encoding NADH-quinone oxidoreductase subunit M: MNVLSLILFIPLIGAAITLFTKSREQARIVALVSSVIPLILTVMSYLEFNPGLAFLKFQFVEKISWISSLGINYYLGVDGISMPLILLNAILCPLTIIYAWGENKQSNQFFALILVLQAGVFGVFMALDFFLFYIFWELTLIPLYFLISIWGGPNKDYAAIKFFIYTHVASLVMLLGIFALYFSTNVSTFEIPVLLQAFSDIASPEMRAAIFLALFFGFLVKMPTVPFHTWLPDAHVEAPTAGSVLLAGVLLKMGGYGLFRVLLPMIDGLGPYRSDIITLMAVLAVVSILYATFLALAQRDLKKMVAYSSVAHMGYVMLGAAALNFMSVSGAMFQQFSHGLITAVLFMSVGVIQHSAHTRIIGDLGGLAHKMPKLAFLMMGGFMASLGLPAMSGFVAEFLVLTGSYITLPVFALLAMLGIVATAGYHLWAMQRAMFGSYNEKLGDLHDLAFYEMMPMAILVLLVILFGVYPGPVIDIFDAASRIIPGVI, translated from the coding sequence GTGAATGTACTTTCTCTAATACTGTTCATACCCCTGATTGGTGCTGCTATTACTCTGTTCACCAAGAGTCGCGAACAAGCCAGAATTGTCGCATTGGTATCATCAGTGATTCCATTGATATTGACTGTAATGTCATATCTCGAGTTCAATCCGGGTCTGGCCTTCCTGAAATTCCAGTTTGTGGAAAAAATTTCATGGATAAGCAGCCTGGGAATCAATTATTATCTAGGTGTTGACGGGATTAGCATGCCGCTGATACTGTTAAATGCTATTTTGTGTCCATTGACAATAATCTATGCATGGGGAGAGAATAAACAATCCAACCAGTTCTTTGCACTGATACTGGTGCTTCAGGCCGGAGTGTTCGGCGTATTCATGGCACTGGATTTCTTCCTGTTCTATATATTCTGGGAACTGACCCTGATACCACTGTACTTCCTGATAAGTATCTGGGGTGGTCCTAACAAGGATTATGCAGCCATTAAATTCTTTATTTATACCCATGTGGCAAGTCTTGTGATGCTTTTAGGTATATTTGCGCTGTATTTCAGTACTAATGTTAGTACCTTTGAGATACCGGTGTTGCTGCAGGCATTTTCTGACATAGCGTCTCCTGAAATGAGAGCTGCCATATTCCTGGCACTGTTCTTTGGATTCCTTGTCAAAATGCCTACCGTACCTTTCCATACCTGGCTGCCTGATGCCCATGTCGAGGCACCCACCGCAGGCAGTGTACTGCTTGCCGGTGTGCTGCTGAAAATGGGTGGTTACGGCTTGTTCAGGGTACTGCTCCCAATGATCGATGGATTGGGACCATATCGTTCAGATATAATCACACTGATGGCGGTGCTGGCTGTGGTAAGCATATTGTATGCAACATTTTTGGCACTTGCCCAAAGAGACCTGAAGAAGATGGTTGCTTACAGCAGTGTGGCCCATATGGGTTATGTGATGCTGGGAGCTGCCGCGTTAAATTTCATGTCAGTGAGCGGGGCAATGTTCCAGCAGTTCAGTCACGGACTGATCACTGCCGTGCTTTTCATGAGTGTTGGCGTAATACAGCATAGTGCACATACCAGGATCATAGGAGACCTGGGTGGCCTGGCCCACAAAATGCCTAAACTAGCCTTCCTGATGATGGGCGGGTTCATGGCATCATTAGGCCTTCCGGCAATGAGCGGTTTTGTAGCTGAGTTTTTAGTGCTGACAGGTAGTTATATTACGCTGCCTGTATTTGCGCTACTTGCAATGCTTGGTATCGTTGCTACCGCCGGTTATCACCTTTGGGCTATGCAGCGTGCGATGTTTGGCAGTTACAATGAGAAACTGGGAGATCTTCATGACCTGGCATTCTATGAGATGATGCCTATGGCAATATTAGTGCTATTGGTAATTCTATTCGGAGTTTATCCAGGACCTGTGATTGACATATTTGATGCTGCTAGTAGGATCATTCCAGGAGTGATTTAA